The following are encoded together in the Pleurocapsa sp. FMAR1 genome:
- a CDS encoding ABC transporter substrate-binding protein — protein sequence MPSDLYAGTSLAQYFLEKLNKQKAAIFYNSQSKYSKSLKDAFSTSLLSKGGEIAAELDVTAPNFNADNAVQQQFSL from the coding sequence GTGCCAAGCGATCTTTATGCAGGAACTTCTTTGGCTCAATATTTCTTAGAAAAACTAAATAAGCAAAAAGCAGCTATCTTTTATAATTCCCAGAGTAAGTACAGTAAATCCCTCAAAGATGCTTTTAGTACCAGTCTCTTAAGCAAAGGGGGCGAAATCGCTGCCGAATTAGATGTTACCGCTCCTAATTTTAATGCCGATAATGCAGTACAGCAGCAATTCTCATTATGA